A section of the Paenibacillus yonginensis genome encodes:
- a CDS encoding S-layer homology domain-containing protein, whose protein sequence is MTQEKKTSRSLKRTAATLLLTLTFMTSGAAAFAADPADPTTGADAVASASTVGNTVPTLLFSDVASGFWAEKHIYKLASEGIILGDNGKFRPGDSVTQQEAITLALRFMNVTDQLTADAKAPDKLEVSAYFKPYIALAVKEKLINPDEEAAATAAGEAWGTKKASREWVAKILVRALGREDEAKSAAGKGTTFADNATISAAARGYVNVAVSLELTNGVDGNRFDPLGTVTRAQIATFLSRGQAYVNQSYDNVYEGVVTSIGNGKMTLYTNGASRSFTLDSRTAYFTSASETKAAQSDVVLYSKAMVIDKVGTAAYVEITDPTPQLETVEGTLLSSLSGSRLLLLVNGEPVTFTYDNATVFYDQNGQTIKPDSLSNDSTIELKRETFTADKKPVIVQVKSGIVNKSSKGTVESVDTSSKTITVKEESGNEDKLVLNSTVKILYQGQVMELADLKPGSVVTYTIKDNSLISLEVTQSVERTISGSLISLGNGKLLTYKKSDGSYGTPLPISQNVQVVVDGIAAPSLSDLIADDNGGDQVQLTLNANGEVTKIEVLGRQAEKLSEVSVVSYDKTRKLLTVVDTDNNPYVLELDGKTAVEYNSTAPTLSGLEALLNTDRKITLTHIGKRVLSVSVIYQYEGNFVGFDSASKKLKLTDSAGKTRELAFTNASLPVYIYGQASATLSSLKAGDPITAVLSSNQDVVQSINVKTTKQFEIKAVDTTNSRITAVSDNLTQTFYVNQATLLNANGAVIKVTDLKAGDFINVLFSGSTAANVQQVKLTYGAVTQADASSVTLKTFDGSVTTIPAAGAVKVVRDSGTSTSLTALTTSDHVVVKKAADGSTLVTVLTPLERTYWRYDSVSKEVYVKRSTLSDTNIRFSVGANPYIHQGDTTLTVQSLQENDNIVLYFDGDKLVEIVKQ, encoded by the coding sequence ATGACGCAAGAGAAGAAGACAAGCCGAAGCTTGAAACGTACAGCAGCCACGCTGCTGCTGACTTTAACTTTTATGACCAGTGGAGCAGCTGCTTTTGCGGCTGATCCAGCGGATCCAACCACCGGTGCGGATGCTGTAGCATCCGCTTCCACGGTGGGCAATACGGTGCCAACGCTGCTCTTCAGCGATGTGGCAAGCGGCTTCTGGGCCGAAAAGCATATCTACAAGCTGGCATCGGAGGGAATTATCCTTGGCGATAACGGCAAGTTTCGCCCAGGCGATTCCGTAACCCAGCAGGAGGCCATTACATTGGCGCTGCGTTTCATGAATGTGACGGATCAATTAACAGCAGACGCCAAGGCGCCTGACAAGCTTGAGGTTTCTGCTTATTTCAAACCTTACATAGCGCTGGCCGTCAAAGAAAAGCTGATTAACCCGGACGAGGAAGCGGCTGCCACGGCGGCAGGCGAAGCCTGGGGCACGAAGAAAGCATCCCGCGAGTGGGTAGCCAAAATTCTGGTGCGTGCCTTGGGACGTGAAGACGAAGCGAAATCAGCAGCAGGCAAAGGCACGACCTTTGCCGATAATGCTACCATTTCCGCTGCTGCCCGCGGTTACGTCAATGTGGCTGTGAGCCTGGAGCTGACGAACGGCGTGGACGGCAATCGCTTTGATCCTCTCGGCACGGTCACGCGCGCGCAGATCGCTACCTTCTTAAGCCGGGGGCAAGCTTATGTCAATCAAAGTTATGACAATGTCTATGAAGGTGTAGTCACTTCCATCGGCAATGGAAAAATGACGTTGTACACAAACGGGGCAAGCCGCAGCTTTACGCTGGACAGCCGGACCGCTTATTTCACAAGCGCTTCTGAAACGAAAGCCGCACAAAGCGATGTTGTTCTGTATTCCAAAGCGATGGTCATCGACAAGGTAGGGACGGCAGCTTATGTGGAGATTACCGACCCTACCCCTCAGCTGGAGACGGTCGAAGGAACGCTGCTAAGCTCCCTCAGCGGCAGCCGTCTGCTTCTGCTAGTGAACGGAGAACCGGTTACCTTTACTTACGATAATGCGACCGTGTTTTATGATCAGAACGGACAAACGATCAAACCGGACAGCTTGTCCAATGACAGCACGATTGAGCTGAAACGCGAAACTTTTACGGCAGACAAGAAGCCGGTCATCGTACAGGTGAAATCCGGCATCGTGAATAAATCCTCGAAAGGGACAGTAGAGTCGGTAGATACGTCGTCCAAGACGATTACTGTCAAAGAGGAGTCCGGCAACGAAGATAAACTTGTATTAAACAGTACAGTCAAAATTCTTTATCAAGGCCAAGTCATGGAGCTTGCCGATTTGAAACCTGGATCTGTAGTAACTTATACGATCAAGGACAACTCCCTGATCAGTCTTGAGGTGACTCAGTCGGTAGAACGTACGATCAGCGGATCACTGATCAGTCTGGGCAACGGCAAGCTGCTGACGTACAAGAAGTCGGACGGTTCTTACGGGACTCCGCTTCCTATTTCGCAGAATGTCCAAGTTGTGGTCGACGGGATTGCCGCGCCAAGCCTTTCCGATCTGATTGCCGACGATAACGGCGGGGATCAGGTACAGCTTACGCTGAATGCGAATGGAGAGGTCACTAAAATTGAAGTGCTTGGCCGCCAGGCTGAGAAGCTGTCCGAGGTTAGCGTGGTTTCTTACGATAAAACCCGCAAGCTGCTTACAGTCGTAGACACGGATAATAATCCATATGTACTGGAACTGGACGGCAAAACGGCAGTCGAATATAATAGTACAGCACCAACGTTGTCCGGCCTGGAAGCTTTGCTGAATACGGATCGCAAAATCACCTTGACGCATATCGGCAAACGTGTCCTTTCGGTTAGCGTCATTTATCAGTATGAAGGAAATTTTGTAGGCTTCGATTCGGCGAGCAAGAAATTGAAGCTGACCGATTCGGCGGGGAAAACTCGCGAGCTGGCTTTCACCAACGCATCACTGCCTGTCTATATTTACGGCCAGGCTTCAGCTACCTTGTCCAGCCTGAAGGCCGGGGATCCGATTACCGCGGTCCTGAGCAGCAATCAGGATGTTGTACAGTCGATTAACGTGAAGACGACCAAGCAGTTTGAAATCAAGGCTGTAGATACGACAAACAGCCGAATTACGGCTGTTTCGGACAATCTGACCCAAACCTTTTATGTGAACCAAGCGACTTTGCTTAACGCTAATGGGGCTGTGATTAAAGTGACGGATCTGAAAGCGGGCGATTTTATCAACGTTCTCTTTAGCGGTTCCACAGCTGCCAACGTTCAGCAGGTCAAGTTGACTTATGGCGCAGTCACCCAGGCAGACGCAAGTTCCGTGACACTCAAAACCTTTGACGGATCGGTAACAACGATTCCTGCAGCGGGTGCTGTTAAAGTCGTCCGTGATTCGGGAACCAGCACTTCGCTGACAGCCTTAACGACTTCGGATCATGTAGTGGTCAAGAAAGCGGCGGACGGGTCAACCTTGGTTACGGTACTGACTCCGTTAGAACGTACTTACTGGCGTTATGATTCCGTGTCGAAAGAGGTTTATGTCAAGAGAAGTACACTTTCTGACACGAATATTCGTTTCTCCGTAGGAGCAAATCCATATATTCACCAAGGAGACACGACATTAACCGTGCAAAGCCTTCAAGAAAATGATAATATTGTATTGTATTTCGACGGGGACAAGCTGGTCGAGATCGTAAAACAATAA
- a CDS encoding GerMN domain-containing protein yields MNKKRLTMICSVLLLAVLAGCGQKPAASPAENGNTNVAESSSAPTESADAQQGAGNAPASIAPSGQPSSSEDASVSANAKQTESIKLYYADKDFMELKEATRDISYEASDNTSKYKAAFEGLQKSGSDDLISLWEKVQLLSVKFANGEVTLDIHMPDEARMGSDGELMALDSLQKTMFQFDEVQSIELLVDGKKLETLMGHADLLHPMTRN; encoded by the coding sequence GTGAATAAAAAACGTTTGACGATGATATGTAGTGTTCTATTATTGGCTGTACTTGCAGGCTGCGGGCAAAAACCCGCGGCCTCTCCTGCTGAGAACGGCAATACCAATGTTGCCGAATCCAGTTCCGCGCCTACAGAAAGCGCAGATGCTCAGCAAGGAGCCGGAAATGCTCCGGCCTCGATAGCTCCGTCTGGCCAACCTTCTTCATCGGAAGATGCGTCGGTCTCGGCAAATGCCAAACAAACCGAATCCATCAAGCTTTATTATGCGGACAAGGACTTTATGGAACTGAAAGAAGCAACCCGCGACATCAGCTATGAAGCCTCAGACAACACTTCCAAATATAAAGCGGCTTTTGAAGGACTGCAGAAGAGCGGCAGCGATGATCTTATCTCCTTGTGGGAGAAAGTTCAGCTGCTTAGCGTAAAGTTTGCCAACGGCGAAGTCACGCTGGATATTCATATGCCGGACGAGGCGCGCATGGGATCGGACGGCGAATTGATGGCGCTGGATTCCTTGCAGAAAACGATGTTTCAATTTGATGAAGTTCAAAGCATTGAACTGCTTGTAGACGGCAAAAAGCTCGAAACTTTAATGGGGCACGCCGACCTGCTTCACCCGATGACCCGCAACTAA
- a CDS encoding N-acetylmuramoyl-L-alanine amidase family protein has translation MLAFPLTGHAASKATHILLDGNEIDLSADRQVQVVNNSVMIPIRVVVEELGFNVDWNSKTGTVTIQQSGNVITLLTNSNTATVNGQSFKLTAPAFAKNGTTFVPVRFVSEQMGLAVDWNNVTKTVSLTTPNSGSGSASLPGGNSGSGGSVSVPDPNANLVSLTGLSYSDNRLILAVDGQVSPKTSTLTNPDRIVIDLPNVKFAADFASGFPLDSHQTGTIPVTGYPDVSQIRYSLFNSQPSTIRIVLDLNYAKGFEMTNANDGLVIIDLDKGTAPGTTNPAPGGNGKKLVVIDAGHGGSDPGAISLHSKKEKDFTLAVVLKVEKLLKNEPNIDYVLTRSGDTYPSLSDRTDLANKLKADAFVSVHGNSGPSSASGVETYYTRSGSSQTFANIMHKYLVKATGLPDRKVRQSSLHVTRETTMPAVLLECGFLSNKGDEAKMYSADFQQKVAEGIVAGIKEFLGVK, from the coding sequence GTGTTGGCTTTTCCATTAACAGGACATGCTGCTTCCAAGGCAACACACATTCTCTTGGACGGGAATGAGATTGACTTGAGTGCGGACAGGCAGGTCCAGGTTGTCAACAACAGCGTAATGATCCCGATTCGTGTCGTCGTAGAGGAACTTGGGTTTAATGTGGATTGGAACAGCAAGACAGGCACGGTAACCATACAGCAGTCCGGCAATGTCATTACATTGCTGACGAACAGCAATACAGCTACCGTTAATGGACAATCTTTCAAGTTAACCGCTCCGGCTTTTGCCAAAAATGGAACGACTTTTGTTCCGGTCCGGTTTGTCAGTGAACAGATGGGACTAGCGGTAGACTGGAACAATGTGACCAAAACCGTAAGTCTTACCACGCCGAATTCCGGCAGCGGCAGCGCCTCGCTGCCAGGCGGAAATTCAGGCAGCGGCGGATCGGTATCCGTACCGGATCCAAACGCAAATCTGGTGTCCTTGACCGGACTCAGCTACAGCGATAACCGGCTGATCCTGGCTGTAGATGGACAAGTCAGCCCGAAGACATCGACATTGACCAATCCGGACCGGATTGTCATTGATCTGCCGAATGTCAAATTCGCTGCGGATTTCGCTTCCGGATTTCCTTTGGACAGCCATCAAACCGGGACGATTCCGGTAACGGGTTATCCGGACGTTTCGCAAATCCGTTATTCCCTGTTTAACAGTCAGCCTTCAACGATTCGGATTGTGCTTGACCTGAATTATGCCAAAGGCTTCGAAATGACCAATGCCAATGATGGTCTGGTTATTATTGACCTGGACAAGGGAACAGCGCCTGGAACCACTAATCCGGCTCCTGGGGGCAACGGGAAGAAATTGGTTGTGATCGATGCCGGACACGGCGGTTCGGATCCCGGCGCTATCAGTTTGCACAGCAAAAAAGAAAAAGATTTCACATTGGCTGTTGTGCTGAAGGTGGAGAAGCTGCTCAAAAACGAGCCAAATATCGACTATGTGTTGACCCGCAGCGGCGACACTTATCCGTCGTTGTCCGACCGTACCGATCTGGCCAACAAATTGAAGGCAGATGCCTTTGTTTCGGTTCACGGCAACAGCGGACCGTCCTCCGCTTCCGGAGTTGAGACGTATTACACGCGAAGCGGCTCCAGTCAAACCTTTGCCAATATCATGCACAAGTATTTGGTGAAAGCAACCGGGCTTCCGGACCGTAAGGTTCGCCAGTCAAGCCTTCATGTAACGAGGGAAACGACGATGCCGGCGGTATTGCTGGAATGTGGCTTCCTCAGCAATAAAGGCGATGAGGCCAAAATGTACAGTGCGGATTTCCAGCAAAAGGTTGCTGAAGGCATTGTGGCCGGTATTAAAGAGTTTCTTGGCGTAAAGTAA
- a CDS encoding N-acetylmuramoyl-L-alanine amidase family protein produces the protein MKKFGFLAFLLLLLLILPGIGHAASNTTHINLDGKDLKLGDQAGVETLNGSVMVPLRLVTENMGYMVDYDNKSQGITIQKDKTVLQLIVGQPTAKVNGKETKMAGPAVFAGSGKTQVTLVPLRFVGEQTGAEVSWDNITKTVYITSAVSGSQETVLPGSDSSGESGGSPVSVPDPSKPAEGNGGEGAAGGSKSTGELTGLSFSEGKLVLAVSGKVTPSVFTISAPDRIVVDLPGAAFSQTFGDQLPLNAAFSGQIDVQEISKVKDVRYALFSSSPAAVRVVLDLTSPAAYQVIDNQDGLITIDLNVEDNGGQPGGGPIADPSQSGASLPTDTVGKKVIVIDAGHGGSDPGANSLNNRNEKDFTLAAVLKLQQVLAADSRIEVVLTRSGDTYPTLQDRVALANGLKADVFVSIHGNKSPDGGPGPKGIETHYTNKNSETLAKIMQKHLVQASGMADRGLKTGNLYVTKNTKMPAVLLECGFLSNPKDEAAMFSDEFQQQLAEGIAAGLKEFLGL, from the coding sequence ATGAAAAAATTTGGATTTTTGGCTTTTTTACTGCTGCTCCTGTTAATTCTCCCCGGAATTGGCCATGCGGCGTCCAACACGACACACATTAACCTGGACGGCAAAGATTTGAAGCTTGGAGACCAAGCCGGCGTAGAAACTCTTAATGGCAGCGTCATGGTTCCACTGCGTCTGGTGACGGAGAATATGGGCTATATGGTCGATTATGACAATAAGTCGCAAGGCATTACCATCCAGAAAGACAAAACGGTCCTCCAGCTGATTGTTGGCCAGCCGACAGCGAAGGTCAACGGGAAAGAGACCAAGATGGCCGGTCCTGCCGTATTTGCCGGTTCAGGCAAAACGCAAGTCACCCTTGTCCCGCTGCGTTTTGTGGGGGAGCAGACGGGAGCGGAGGTCAGCTGGGATAACATCACCAAAACCGTATACATAACTTCTGCCGTATCCGGCAGTCAGGAGACCGTTCTCCCTGGTTCGGACAGCTCCGGGGAATCCGGCGGCAGCCCTGTTTCCGTGCCTGACCCTTCTAAGCCAGCTGAAGGCAATGGCGGGGAAGGCGCAGCGGGCGGCTCCAAAAGCACCGGTGAATTGACGGGCCTCAGCTTCAGCGAAGGCAAGCTGGTGCTTGCCGTAAGCGGAAAGGTAACGCCTTCCGTATTTACAATCAGCGCCCCGGACCGGATTGTCGTAGACCTGCCGGGCGCGGCATTCTCCCAAACGTTCGGCGATCAGCTGCCTTTAAACGCGGCATTTAGCGGACAGATTGACGTTCAGGAGATCTCAAAGGTCAAGGATGTCCGTTATGCCCTGTTCAGCAGCAGCCCGGCGGCAGTCCGCGTGGTGCTTGATTTGACCAGTCCGGCAGCCTATCAGGTGATCGACAACCAAGACGGTTTGATTACAATCGACTTAAATGTAGAAGATAACGGCGGTCAGCCGGGAGGCGGGCCCATTGCGGACCCTTCGCAGTCTGGGGCGTCTCTGCCAACCGATACCGTCGGCAAGAAGGTGATCGTTATCGATGCTGGCCACGGCGGCAGCGATCCAGGAGCCAACAGCTTAAACAACCGCAATGAGAAGGATTTTACGCTGGCTGCCGTGCTGAAGCTGCAGCAGGTGTTGGCTGCAGACAGCCGCATTGAGGTGGTGCTGACCAGAAGCGGAGATACTTATCCGACTTTGCAGGACCGGGTAGCGCTGGCCAACGGATTAAAGGCGGATGTGTTTGTCTCCATCCACGGCAATAAGAGCCCGGATGGCGGGCCAGGACCCAAAGGAATAGAAACGCATTATACCAATAAAAACAGCGAGACCTTGGCCAAGATCATGCAGAAACATCTGGTCCAGGCCAGCGGAATGGCTGACCGGGGACTCAAAACCGGCAATCTTTATGTAACCAAAAACACGAAAATGCCGGCCGTGCTTCTGGAATGCGGCTTCCTGAGCAATCCGAAGGACGAGGCGGCGATGTTCTCGGACGAGTTCCAGCAGCAGCTTGCCGAAGGGATTGCAGCGGGGCTGAAAGAGTTTTTGGGCTTGTAA
- the ung gene encoding uracil-DNA glycosylase, producing MFDNDWDEVLAEEIKKPYFQELRYALAREYKLHTVYPPKELLFSALKLTPYRDTRVVILGQDPYHGPGQAHGLSFSVQPGVRIPPSLQNIYKELADDVGAPIPNHGSLLHWAEQGVLLLNAVLTVRQGQPNSHKGLGWESFTDGVVEKLNERDTPMVFILWGSHAQQKGAFLDASRHKVIRSPHPSPFSAHRGFLGSRPFSAANRFLTERGLQPIDWSIPPLSEV from the coding sequence ATGTTTGACAATGATTGGGACGAGGTGTTGGCGGAGGAGATCAAGAAACCTTATTTTCAGGAGCTCCGCTATGCGTTGGCGAGAGAGTACAAGCTGCATACCGTATACCCGCCTAAGGAATTGCTGTTCTCGGCCCTGAAACTGACCCCGTACCGGGACACGCGTGTGGTGATCCTCGGTCAAGACCCATACCACGGGCCGGGCCAGGCGCACGGCCTGAGCTTCTCGGTCCAGCCGGGCGTCCGTATACCGCCTTCTTTGCAGAACATCTACAAGGAGCTGGCGGATGATGTGGGGGCACCGATTCCGAATCACGGTTCCCTGCTGCATTGGGCCGAGCAGGGGGTGCTCCTGCTGAATGCTGTGCTTACCGTCCGGCAGGGGCAGCCTAATTCGCACAAAGGCCTCGGCTGGGAGTCCTTTACGGATGGCGTTGTCGAGAAGCTGAACGAGCGGGATACGCCGATGGTGTTTATTTTATGGGGAAGCCATGCGCAGCAGAAAGGCGCCTTTCTGGATGCAAGCCGGCACAAGGTGATTCGTTCGCCGCATCCAAGCCCCTTTTCAGCTCACAGAGGGTTCCTCGGGAGCCGGCCGTTTTCGGCGGCCAATCGTTTTTTGACGGAACGGGGCTTGCAGCCGATCGACTGGTCGATCCCGCCGTTAAGCGAAGTATGA
- the leuD gene encoding 3-isopropylmalate dehydratase small subunit, translating to MEAFKTLNGIVGPVDRVNVDTDAIIPKQFLKRIERSGFGQFLFFEWRFDEEGNENPDFELNKPRYKGASVLLSRVNFGCGSSREHAPWAIQDYGFRCIIAPSYADIFYNNCFKNGILPIKLSEEQVEELFQRTAKHEGYKLNVDLENKKITDEFGLEYTFDLDEHRRQFLLQGLDDIGLTLQHEDLITAYEAKHKERLFA from the coding sequence ATGGAAGCTTTTAAAACATTGAACGGCATTGTGGGCCCCGTAGACCGCGTGAATGTAGATACAGATGCGATTATTCCCAAACAATTTCTGAAAAGAATCGAACGGAGCGGCTTTGGCCAATTCCTGTTCTTCGAATGGCGTTTCGACGAGGAGGGCAACGAGAACCCGGATTTTGAACTGAACAAACCCCGTTATAAAGGGGCGTCCGTCCTGCTTTCCCGTGTTAACTTCGGCTGCGGCTCCTCCCGGGAGCACGCGCCTTGGGCAATTCAGGATTACGGCTTCCGCTGCATTATTGCTCCGTCCTATGCGGACATTTTCTATAATAACTGCTTCAAAAACGGCATTCTGCCGATCAAGCTTTCCGAAGAGCAGGTCGAAGAGCTGTTCCAAAGAACGGCCAAACATGAAGGCTACAAGCTGAACGTGGATTTGGAGAACAAAAAAATCACCGATGAATTCGGGCTGGAATATACGTTTGACTTGGACGAACACCGTCGTCAATTCCTGCTGCAAGGACTGGATGACATCGGCCTCACGCTGCAGCATGAGGATCTGATTACCGCTTATGAAGCCAAACACAAAGAGCGCTTGTTTGCCTAA